In the genome of Mercurialis annua linkage group LG8, ddMerAnnu1.2, whole genome shotgun sequence, the window GGATATTAGGATTCTAATCTAAAACATATACAGCTAACATAGGACTCTAATCTCTGGTTATATTAGGATTCTAATCTAAAACATATATAGCTAATATAGGACTCTGGAGGTAGGTGGAGTGCAAGTATTAGGAAGTTTGtggtcttttatttttttggtattaATGCTGCTATGATTGGCATGACTGCGATTACTTTTGTTCTTATCTTAACATTGCCAATTCTGTTGTTTGAGTTTGGAATAATTTTGAATACTAGTACTTTACTTTTCCTTCAATTGTAAGTTTTACAATTCACAGTTGAGATTTTCGTATTGCATTTTGAGTTTCATATTTCTATACTCTTTAGCTGTTACTATAATAATTTAAGCTTCTTTGCAATACATGTTATATAAAGATCAGAGtatatttaaagtttaaagtttTTATGCATGTTAAAAATTTGGGttcttttgttattttatataatagtaTTAATGCTGCTACAATTGGTGTGTGTGTCtatatgaaattaaaaggacaaatttaatactttttcttCTATAATGTGTATATATACACAATTGAATTTCAGAAGAGAGGTCTTCCTCACGCACATATATTGTTGTTCTTACACCCTGATGATAAAAAACCAACTGCTAGCCAGATTGATAACATAATCTCAGCAGAGATTCCAGATAAGGAATACGATCCACTAGGTTACGAAGCTATTAAGAAGCATATGATGCACGGACCGTGCGGGAATGGAAATAAGAAATCTCCTTGTATGGTAGATGGCAAGTGTTCGAAGCATTTTCCTAAAAAATTTACCGAAGAGACAACGATTGATGATGAAGGATTTCCAGTATATAGAAGACGGAACAATGGTGTTTTTGTAGAAAAAATGGGAGTAAGAATGGATAACAGCTTTGTGGTGCCTTACAATAGGGATTGTTTAGTGAAGTATCAAGGACATATCAATGTGGAATGGTGCAATAGATCGCGATCGATAAGGTACTTATTTAAGTACATTAATAAGGGACCCGATCGAGCCAAAGCTTACCTGCAAACATCGACCGAGTCTACTGATACTTCAAATCAGAATATGAATGATCTTAATGAGATAAAATCATATTTAGATTGTAGATATATATCTGCCATTGAAGCATGCTGGCGAATATTTCAATTTGACATGTTCAAGCCGGCTGTTGAAAGGTTGCCTTTTCACTTAGAGAGCGAGCAGACTGTTATTTTTAACGAAAGCGATTCGTTGCCTGAAGTTGCAGAGAGACCGAGTACAGTGCGAACAAAGTTAACAGAATGGATGCTTACAAATGCAAATAATGATGATGCTAGAGAGCTTACATATAGTGATTCCTATTAGATGGGTATGGAATGACAAGAGCAGAACATGGACTAAGCGAAAATTGGGTAATTGCATCGGAAGAATTTACTTTGCACATCCTTCAAGTggagaaaaatattatttgagaATGCTATTGAATATTGTTGAAGGCAGCAAATCTTTCGCTGATATTCGTACAGTTAACAGTGTTGTGCATCCTACTTTTAAATCAGCATGTTATGCACTTGGACTGTTAGATGATGATCGAGAATGGTTTGATTGCCTTAAAGAAGCATCTAACTGGGCTACAGGAGATCAGCTTCGGAGATTATTTGCTACAATATTAGCTCACTGCTAAGTTTCTAATCCAGGAGAGTTATGGCAATCAAACCGCGAGATACTAGCAGATGGAATATTACATCGATTACAAAGAAGACCACACTGTATCAATGTCCACATTACAGAAGATGAGGTTTACAACTATGCTTTAATAGATATTGAACAATGTTTGAAAGAACTTGGCAAGTCTATACGAGATTATGATGAGATACCAATGCCGGATACCTCTTCGTCTAGAAACATAAACAATACCCTTCTATTACAGGAGATGAATTATGATATACGTCAAGAGAACGCATTGAATGATCAGTATCAATCAGAATTAAACGCCGACCAACAAGCAATTTATGACACGGTGATAAATTATGTTAAGGAGAAAAAAGGAAAACTTATTTTTGTTTATGGGCATGGTGGTACCGGGAAGACCTTCTTATGGAGAGCAATCATACATAGAATTCGATGTGAGTCTAAAATAGTGTTGCCGGTTGCTACATCAGGAATAGCGGCTCTATTACTTCCGGGTGGTAGAACGGCACATTCGAGGTTCCATATACCGCTGGAAATAAATTCTGAATCAGTTTGTGACATAAAACAAGGGACACAACTTGCTGATCTCATTCAAAATACAGACTTGATAATATGGGACGAGGCACCTATGACTcataaattctgttttgaagcACTAGACAGAAGCTTAAGGGACATCCTCAAATTCAAAAATTCTGATGCCATTAATGAACCTTTTGGAGGAATGACAGTTGTTTTAGGGGGGGACTTTCGACAAATCTTGCCTGTGATTCCAAAAGGAGGAAAAATGAGATAATCAAGGAAACAATTAATTCTTCTTATTTGTGGGAATGCTTTCAAGTGTTCAGGCTAAATAAGAATGTGAGATTGTTAAATACTCATTCTGAAAATAATTGCTCTAATTCAGTGGCTGAATTTGATAAATGGCTTTTACAAATTGGAGATGGAAAGCTAACCAGTGATGAAGACGAGAACTTGATTGAAATTCCAACTGAGCTACTGGTACCCGAATACGAAGACTCCATCATTGCTATTGTGAATGCAACCTATCCCGATTTACTTCAAAGATACTCGGAAGATGATTACTTGCAAGAGAGAGCAATTCTAGCACCAAAGAATGAGACTgtaaaagaaataaatcaaactgTTATGGAACAACTGCTAGAAGATGTTGTTAGTTACTACAGCTCCGACTCCATATGCAAAGCATCTTCCAATATTAACGATCAAGAAATCCTTTATCCCACTGAATTTCTTAATACGTAGTTTAATGGTGTTCCAGACCATAATTTGAAGCTAAAGATAGGTGTCCCTGTAATGTTAATGAGAAACATCAACCaatctgcaggtttatgtaatgGAACAAGAATGGTTATAACACACCTAGGAAAATGGTTTGTGCAAGCAAGAGTTTTTACAGGAAAAAATAAGGAAGACATTGTATTAATACCGAGAATCACAATGACTGAGATGGACTCTAGGTGGCCTTTCAAGATAAGGAGAAGACAATTGCCATTATCTGTGTGTTTTTCTATGACTATAAACAAGAGTCAGGGTCAATCTTTCAAACAAGTTGGATTGTTATTGCAAAATCAGGTGTTTGCACATGGCCAGCTATATGTGGCTTTATCAAGAGTGAAATCAAGAAATGGTTTATAGATACTCAACACTGATGAAGACACAGGTGGTAGAGAATTCATTCGAAATGTAGTGTATCATGAAATATTTTTGTCTATTAGTGGTGTCAATTAGATGGAATTTTATCTGTTTTCTCTTTCATTAATcgataaaacttttaaattttctattttttggaGATGTAtcattgaattttttattactttttattgAATTCGTTATATATTATTGATTTGGTCAGGTTTTTTTCATCAATGTCATGTTTCTATATTTCTATGGCTGATATTTTTTTGGCTCATGTTCTTTTGTTTGAAAGATGAATCTTGAGGTTTTAAAAAAAGTGGGAACATGTATGTTTTGTTTTGGGTGGGGATGTGTTTTATAAATTCTGTTAAGGAGGTTAAAACAAATGGTGTTAAGAAGGTTAAAACAGATGGAGTGAAAATGCACGTTAAATGGAAACtcccaattttcaattttttatctctaaatttcagtttattttattatacattATCTTTTAtctctcaaaatcaaattttggttttcaattccacagGTAATTAGTTTTATGTTCATTTAAGTGGTAATTAATGTATATAACTTCTCATGAGTAAAATGATGATTATGTTGTGGCTCTCAATTGTTTgaattgtataattttaattcattttacatgcaatttgtttgttttagttttatatGCTGATTGAATCTTGCCTATCCTTTTCAAATTGTTTGAATCAGACTTTGAACTTTATACCAAGCGTGATGTTTATGCTAATGCCTATAAGCTATTTGATGAAATGGGTATATGAGATAGAAATAtaactaataattatattatcgtTTTAGTTCTGTTTGTTTTAACAGAAAATAAACTAAGAAGGTTCCTTTTTATATTCTACTCGGTTTTTTCACTACCCAACTACATATTTGGTGAATTTCTGTACTATTATTTTCTTTGCTTTGCTGAATTGTGATAAACAATTGTATAGGTTATTAGATGATTAATGTTGCTATTTTTTTACATGATTTCATGTTTAGGACAATTTAGATGtgctaaatttaattttttttataattagatttgGAAATCGTAACTAAGCGTAGTTCCATGGACCATGGTGTCATATTTATGATAAATGTAATATTTTAGCTAATGCACATAAGTTGTTTGATGAAATGTGTATGAGAGATACAAGCATAAAAAACCATTAGATCATTTAATTTGCACTCCTTTTAAATTGTCAAGATATCACCTTCAGATGCTTAGTTTTAGTCACTTTGTGTATCATATAGCGTCTTTAGCGTTAAGTACTAATATAGCTAGTCTGCGCCATGGCTTTTCGCACAGAAATTCTAAGGGTTTGGAATAACTGCATGAACATGTGAGTCCTcccactaccacataagtcactttcagcaacaccAACATAGCAACACTATTGATACTGTTGCAATATTACATATAAGGCAACATAAAGGTTATGGTCAAAAACCATTGCAcagaaatcaaaaaaattcatacatTTATAACATAAGGCAATATATATGGAAAACAGTTGCATCAGCTTAAGAAAATGCAACAGTTTAAGTGagtctagcaacacttttaaactgCTGCCTTTTATTACCTTATACTAAATTTACAATTactatataaattttagaatttagtaaaaaaatcagttgtaaatttaaatttttttggtaaacTATAATGCCGATctattttttcttgaaaaaaaaCTGATATAACTGCTGGGATAGTGTATATTTTGCATTTaactcaaacttttcaaattattaatataatagagTGTTctttatgaaatatataaataaaaacaaaataataataataacaattttttaatttgcttacaaaataataatagtaataacaGTTAATGTTAGAACATGAAATcaatgaaaaaattacaaaataaataataaaaggaataaaacatagaaaaggataatttagaaaattttaaaaactgtgAACAACGAATTTCAATTGAAAAGACAATATCAAAATCAatgtcattttattttcaaatttctcTCTATGCCGTCTCTCATATTTCTCTCTTCGTTCTCTCAAATTTCTCTTTTCGCCATTTCTCTTCTCCATCGATTTAAGGTAAGCTATctcttttcaccattttattttcaatttcattttcattgcTCTCTTCACCATCTCTTCAACTCTTAGGTTTGACTGATAATTTGAAGATTTCTTCAATGACTTCACATATTAAGTAAGtataatttcaattatattttgtatatatgtgttagGGTTTACTGTTTGTTCTATTTGTAAAATGTTGGggtttatttttttgaagatATCTTCAATGTCATCACATTTGTATATATGTTAGGTTTTACAGGCGAGCTTGCTGTTTTAAATATCTATTACAAAATTTTACCTTTGCACTTGGTTTGATTTTTCCTTTCGTTTTTGCAGGTTAGAGATGAATATCATACAGACTATAATCCTGATATCCTTTTCTTCTttgcatttgaattttttttgtagtttCTTTGATGCGATCTTAAAAAAACTATAGTAGTACTTGTTTTCTTTGAGAATAGATAGCTTCAAAACCACATAAATTAACATAATCTTAGTGTTGAAATTAGGAATTGCAACCTTGTTCGCTAAAAACGAGTGATACTATTGTTATTCAGGTGAATAATTTACAATTGCATTTCTGAATTAGTTTAACTTTCCTGTTGGATTGTGTGTTTTTCTTTGATTGGATCATCTAGCTTTTTTTAAGCGATCCGCATTTAAAGCCTTCTTCATTTCATGATAAAGGAATATATAAGTATACAACGTTTGTTAATGGAAAATTTCTCTACTGGTCAGTC includes:
- the LOC126661705 gene encoding uncharacterized protein LOC126661705; the encoded protein is MTRAEHGLSENWAANLSLIFVQLTVLCILLLNQHVMHLDFSNPGELWQSNREILADGILHRLQRRPHCINVHITEDEVYNYALIDIEQCLKELGKSIRDYDEIPMPDTSSSRNINNTLLLQEMNYDIRQENALNDQYQSELNADQQAIYDTVINYVKEKKGKLIFVYGHGGTGKTFLWRAIIHRIRCESKIVLPVATSGIAALLLPGGRTAHSRFHIPLEINSESVCDIKQGTQLADLIQNTDLIIWDEAPMTHKFCFEALDRSLRDILKFKNSDAINEPFGGMTVVLGGDFRQILPVIPKGGKMR
- the LOC130014960 gene encoding uncharacterized protein LOC130014960; its protein translation is MLMRNINQSAGLCNGTRMVITHLGKWFVQARVFTGKNKEDIVLIPRITMTEMDSRWPFKIRRRQLPLSVCFSMTINKSQGQSFKQVGLLLQNQVFAHGQLYVALSRVKSRNDFELYTKRDVYANAYKLFDEMGI